One genomic window of Borreliella burgdorferi B31 includes the following:
- a CDS encoding V-type ATP synthase subunit D, translating to MSKIKLTKNDLKKQKDELKMFKRYLPTLQLKKQQLYMEIVKIENSYKIKNLEQQKLKENISNWISLFSEKFPFESWIQVKTVVKKSLNIAGVAIPIFDSIEYEDIRHDLLFTPYWVDKGIEILKVVIQIDVELKILKKQIDLLLREFRITSQRVNLFEKVMIPTAKANIKKINIYLGDQQTAAVVRGKIAKSSLIKKNRNSL from the coding sequence ATGTCTAAAATTAAATTAACCAAAAATGATCTTAAAAAGCAAAAAGACGAACTTAAAATGTTTAAGAGATATTTGCCTACTTTGCAGCTTAAGAAGCAGCAGCTTTATATGGAAATTGTTAAAATTGAGAATTCTTACAAAATTAAAAATCTTGAGCAACAAAAACTTAAGGAGAATATTTCTAATTGGATTTCTCTTTTTAGCGAAAAATTTCCTTTTGAGAGTTGGATTCAAGTAAAAACAGTAGTCAAAAAGTCTTTAAATATTGCTGGAGTTGCAATTCCTATATTCGATTCTATTGAATATGAAGACATAAGGCATGATTTACTTTTTACTCCTTATTGGGTAGATAAGGGGATTGAGATTCTTAAAGTTGTGATTCAAATTGATGTAGAACTTAAAATTTTAAAAAAACAGATTGATTTGCTTTTAAGAGAGTTTAGAATAACATCTCAGAGGGTTAATTTATTTGAGAAAGTTATGATACCAACAGCTAAGGCTAATATAAAAAAAATTAATATATATCTTGGAGATCAGCAAACCGCGGCTGTTGTAAGAGGTAAGATTGCTAAATCTAGTTTGATAAAAAAAAATAGGAACAGCTTATGA